DNA sequence from the Thermoplasma sp. Kam2015 genome:
TTCACAGCTTCCAGATAATAGGATCGCATATTCCCGAACACATGCCTGTGATAGTTCTCATAAGCATAGCTGAAAGCCTGTCTGATCATATCGTTTGTCACCTGAAAATCCTGGAAATAATAAGCATCTTGTTCGGGGAAGCACATTGAGAGCGGAACACCAAGTTCATTGTTTGCAAATTCTGCTATTTCTCCAACCTTAAAGTAGTTGAAGTTGGTGACAAGCATGTTGGCTGTAACGATCTTCACGCTGTTTTTTGCCTCCTTTATCGTAGAAACGACCGTATCGAATATCTTCAGTCCCCTATACTCATTATGTTCCTCAGGGACGTTGCTGTCGAGAGAGATCGTGACAGCATCCAGATACGGATATAGCTTTCTGAGCACATACGGATTCGTTCCATTGGATGCTATATGGGTAAAAAAGTGGTTTTCCTTCAGCTTTCTCACTATATCCACAACGGATTTGTTGAGTGTCGGTTCGCCACCGGTCACGGATACTATCTTAATACCGTTTTTCTTCATCTCCTGAATGTGTTTATCTATCTGATCTTCTGGAAAAAATATCTTACCCTGCCAGGCATTGCAGCTTTTGCATCTGAGGTTGCAAAAGTAGTCAATATTCCATATCATGGTTTTCATATACTCACGTAACCCAACAACTAATTTAATTTTTTTAATTCATCATCACGACAAATGCTCTCGGAATTCGCATTTGATCCGAGAGTCATCATGGAATGCATATTTTCTTGATATATTTTTCGTGCATCAGAAATATTGATTTTTGAATGCCAAATTTATATATGCATTAAATATATTCATTCAATGGCTGAGGAAGATCTGATACTGCGCATTAACAGAGAACGTTCGTATTATAAGGCGATGATCTTTCAGATAGAGGAGGAAATTGAATATTTAAAGGAAAATACTGCTCAGATCTATGACGATCTGAAGACTGTGAATAGAGACAAACAGATGGCCGAAAGGATTATAACATGGCTGGAGAGGGCCATTAATGAATAGGTTGCAGGGCATCAGGAAATGTATAAGCATAAGCGAAGAGGATCTTGAAAGAATAAAGGCAGATGAGAATCTTTCAAAGGCAATGGAAGAATTGATTGATGTTTGTGAGCAATATCAGGAAGCGCTGAAGAAAAAATCTGATATCGAGTCGAAATATGCCTCGGCAAAATATTCGCTGTTCTCGGCTTTGGAGGATATGAAGCGCATGGCAATACAGATCTCAGGTCTTATGGAATATACCAGGATGAGAAACATGGAGATACCGGATAATATTTTGGATTCAATATCATATATAATAGAAAAATATATGGTCACGCGGATGGATTAGGTATATCCCTCAGATTCGGATCGACATAATAGGTCATCAATACATCGTCTACGAATTGTCCCTCTATGATGAACTGTTTTTTTCTGTAGCCTTCCACCTCAAAGCCGATCTTCTTATAAGCATTAATTGCGTTGATATTCGTAGAAAAAACTTCCAGATTTAGTTTTTTTATTCCCTGATCCTCGCACCACTCAATTGCCTGTCTTATCATCTTTGTGCCGAGGCCCTTATGCCTGTGCCCTGCCATGATGGCGATGCCGAGGCTTCCGGTATGCTTGTTCTTTCTGTATATGCCGCGCTGTACGGTCAAAACACCTACAACTTTCCTGTCCAGGACGGCCACGAGCGTCAGATCATCGAGGCTCTTTATCCTCTCTTGCTCAGCTCTCTCTGTGAGCATATAGTATTCGCCCACAAGATATACCTTCTCATCCATGACGCTTTGCATGCAGTTTATAATACCGGCGGCATCACTCGGCTCAGCCTTTCTGATTACGTATTCATGTGTGAGTTCAGTAGGTTTTTTCCAAAGCATTCGATTTAAAAAATGTAAAACAACTAATTAATCATTTCTTTTGAAGCATCCTCTTTACCTGCTCTAGGATTGCATTTGCCTCCTCTACGGCTTTTTCTGCATCGCCTATTATCTGATCCTTATGCTCTATGAAATCTGGTGTCAGTATTGCACCCTCCCTTGACGGGGAAATTATGTTCTCCTGCTCCAGTATACGGAGAGAGTACCGTATCTTGTGTTCAGGAATTCCAGTCTCCTGAGATAGTTTTATTATACCAATGGGCTGCTCCTTCAACAACACATCTATGACTGAGATATGCCTTCTGAGAGTCTCCATGTCATTTATGAGCTCCCTGAATATTGAGTATTCCTTCATGTTCGTATATCACATGCTAGCATATATTTTTATAGTTATCCTACAAAATGATCAAAAATTGGTATTTTCTCGGTTCTCTAAAAATATTTGGCCATAATTTGCGTGATCCACAGTGTTGAAACCTTCAGTTCTCAGAGAACCTCAGGGTATGATTGAAAATTCTCCATGATACGATTGAAAAGTCCCTGATCCAAAAAGATCAAATCCATGCTCTATCTGTAGAACTCATATTGTACATCTCGATATTGCGAGATCATGAATTGATTCAGCAATAGCCGACCGATCCTTCTGGCCTTTCATCCATCCTATAATCCCTTGCACATCTTGAAAGATCAATGGATACCGTAAACAATGGAATACTGACTCTGATAATGATCCAGCACCAGTCCTTTAGTCAAAACTTATCTTTACATCATTGCCGTCATAATCCACTATGATTTTCTCACCTTCCTTTAGACTGAAAGAACCGGTGCTATTCAGTATTTTTTTCATTATAGCTAGTCTTTCCTCAATGTATCTATCAAATTTCGAGGGATCTTTAGACAGCGCTCTTATTCTCTGTGCATTCAGTATGAGCGCAGCTTCGGTCTTCAGTTTGAACCTTATGTTTTCATCGAAGGATGCCAGATCATAGATCTCTTTGGGCAACTTATATCTCACATCTTAAAGGAATTATTAATCATATCGATGGTCGTAGACGGTTCTTCATCCTCAAGAAGTTATATCGTTCATTGAAATGCTCAATGGGTGCATCTTCTTTATGATGTTTTTAATGGATATGTGAATCAATAACTGATGCATTGTTTCCTCATTGCGATGGTGAAGAGATGTCCGCCAGTCTTTGCCATGAAACTTTATGATTCTATTGGACATCATGGATTATGAATGTTAGGAGGATAGATGACTATACCTACATGATCGATAAGGAGGATGATATGCTGGTGCCGGGTATAGTCTATTCCAGCGAAGCTCTCTTCAAGGAAAGCATTGATGAGGGGTCGCTG
Encoded proteins:
- a CDS encoding radical SAM protein, with protein sequence MKTMIWNIDYFCNLRCKSCNAWQGKIFFPEDQIDKHIQEMKKNGIKIVSVTGGEPTLNKSVVDIVRKLKENHFFTHIASNGTNPYVLRKLYPYLDAVTISLDSNVPEEHNEYRGLKIFDTVVSTIKEAKNSVKIVTANMLVTNFNYFKVGEIAEFANNELGVPLSMCFPEQDAYYFQDFQVTNDMIRQAFSYAYENYHRHVFGNMRSYYLEAVNYIDGKSKLQCKAGQEIFYTDYRGKVHPCFDHVEVVLNKKPEWEIYDNHCNQCFTECFLEPSIDRNFEAATLIGKIWWFNHIKKRHIKYIEQRRVKDIPF
- a CDS encoding GNAT family N-acetyltransferase, which translates into the protein MLWKKPTELTHEYVIRKAEPSDAAGIINCMQSVMDEKVYLVGEYYMLTERAEQERIKSLDDLTLVAVLDRKVVGVLTVQRGIYRKNKHTGSLGIAIMAGHRHKGLGTKMIRQAIEWCEDQGIKKLNLEVFSTNINAINAYKKIGFEVEGYRKKQFIIEGQFVDDVLMTYYVDPNLRDIPNPSA
- a CDS encoding transcriptional regulator, yielding METLRRHISVIDVLLKEQPIGIIKLSQETGIPEHKIRYSLRILEQENIISPSREGAILTPDFIEHKDQIIGDAEKAVEEANAILEQVKRMLQKK